Sequence from the Ereboglobus luteus genome:
GGCGGCGAGCTCGGACTGGTTTCCACGCTCGGCGCAATCGATTGGGAGGACGACCGGACGACCGTGATCGGTTACATGGAAGGAGGGGCTCGCAATGAGTGATCCGATTGTGAAAGTGCGCGGGCTTGAGCGGGCGTTCGGCAGGGTGCGCGCCGTGGACGGCATTTCGTTCGACCTGGCGCGCGGGCAGGTCGTGGGGCTGATCGGCGCGAACGGCGCGGGCAAGACGACGGCAATGCGCATCATGGCCACGCTCGACATGCCTGACTCGGGGGCGGTGACGATCGGCGGTGTTGACATCGTTGATTATCCGACGCGCGTGCGCCGGCACATCGGCTGGATGCCCGACCACTTCACGCCCTACTCGGACACGACGGTGGGCGACTATCTCGATTTCTTCGGACGCGCGCACGGCTTTGCCGGCGCGGAACTGGCGCGGCGTGTTGATGAGGTGCGCGATTTCACGGACCTTGTTTCGCTGAATGACAGGCCGACGACGGGGCTTTCAAAAGGGCAGTCGCAGCGTCTCTGCCTCGCGCGCACGCTGCTCAACAACCCGGAGTTTCTCATCCTCGACGAACCCGCCGCCGGACTCGACCCGAAGGCGCGCCTGGAGTTCAAGAACCTCGTGCGCGTGCTGCGCGAACGGGGCAAGACGCTGCTCATCAGCTCGCACATTTTGTCGGAGCTTGGCGAGATGTGCGACTCGCTCATCTTCATGGA
This genomic interval carries:
- a CDS encoding ABC transporter ATP-binding protein, with product MSDPIVKVRGLERAFGRVRAVDGISFDLARGQVVGLIGANGAGKTTAMRIMATLDMPDSGAVTIGGVDIVDYPTRVRRHIGWMPDHFTPYSDTTVGDYLDFFGRAHGFAGAELARRVDEVRDFTDLVSLNDRPTTGLSKGQSQRLCLARTLLNNPEFLILDEPAAGLDPKARLEFKNLVRVLRERGKTLLISSHILSELGEMCDSLIFMDAGRLVHHGDTDSLQRRDARTGIVFEIEIHGPVAALLDWLAVRPGWRVVEQLRDGARAEFASGEPGAVAAELRRMSAELQIVEFRRQERRLEEAFVEMLRAGNGAPPPLPVAGNGGDAQ